The Chelonoidis abingdonii isolate Lonesome George chromosome 11, CheloAbing_2.0, whole genome shotgun sequence genomic interval ctggtttaaaacaaagaatagGACTTTTGATTCACTTGCCTCTGAAAAACGCACATTGATTTTATAATTCAGATGAGATTGATAGATCGATAAGGTATTTGGGAATAGGTAGATGAGATAGTGTGTGTGCATTAGGACAGATGGAgtatgtatggggatggatagagagACAGCTAAAGAGACAGAGAGATCTCAAATACACCTAACTATAAATCCTCAAGCAGCATGTGAAAATAAGAATGAAGAAATAAAGGACCCGGATTGACTACATTTAGCTAAATGCCCCttcaggtcaatgggagttttgccctgaGTAGGGgtgtcaggatttggccctccaATTTTTAAGAAcaccacagctgtgctgctacccCAATAAACAAACTTCAGCCCTATATGGTCAGGCTAGCTACTAACAGGAGTTGCCACACTGAAGCCAATAAGCCGCTCATTTATACCAAAGATTTAAATAGAGTGCCTCATGATTTACGCCAGTATGAGCAGAGAATCAAGCTTCTTGGCCAAGATCCTCGGCTAGCGTAAATCAACACAGCTGTCTTGACTTTGATTTACAGCTGTTGGAGGACTGGACACTGGTGTTAATAGATTTACTGAGCAGTAAGTGTTATGTTGGATACTGGATAGTTTGCAGGATTGTATCTAAAATTCCAAAGACCCTTCTCTAATGGTTAGATTGCAAATAACTTGATCCcagtagttttttaaaaagaagactcCAAACAATCAGCTGTTAAGTGAGATTTCTCCAATTCAATCCACTTTGATCGTGATTTGTGTATAATTTATAGGAACGTTTAATGATGTTACCGAGTTTCtgaaaaatattaatggaaattAATATGCACATTAACATTACATTATAAAACTGAAGATCTCACTTGGTTATTTGAAGACAAAAGATTTTAACAAGTCCTCTTTCAAGAGGAAAACTAGCTAAAATAATAGCATTTTAATTAGcagaaatctactgatgaaaagcattatattaattttaacgagaagagtaattaaccattggaacaactgaccaagggtcatggcagattctccatcactgacaatttttaaatcaaaatgggatgtttgtctaaaagatcCGCTCTGGGAAtcatttgggggaagttctctggcctgagatcagactagatcacagTGGTTcattctgcccttggaatctatgactctgtacaataattattaattattaaagtGGCATGTTAACATATACATATAAAGCAAACCCCCAGGAATATGTAGCAATCAAATATCAAAACACAATTAATACAACCTGTAAATTATTAAATTGATATTCAGTGATCATATTAAACTCTAATGGAAACTGATGTTGAGAAataaagaaagcagcagcagcaaagagcttGTACTCCACCCAGCtagaatattttgaaattttgctgTCCGAATGTTTCCCCATTTATCTGATCCCCAGGAAACTGATTCAGATCACATGCTACTCTGCTAAATATCATTATATAGTGATATAGTTTatataattcatagattccaaggccagaagggatctttGTGATCATGTATAACTCATGCCATAGAATTATGTGTTCCCTTCAGAAAAGAAGCCACAATTTAAGATCAGCTGATGCACAGTTTGGATTCTCATGCTTTTAAAATCCTGTTGCTTAAAAGGCACGTATCAAGGTTAATTTCTCCCGTGGTTTATAATCTAGCTGCTGTTCTAAAGAGGAAATTGACCAAGTTATTCCCTAGCTGAGTGGTGCAGATTTCCTAGGGCACTGGTGAGATATTTTGGCATATGTGTTTGCGTGTGTCTCTTGCTGATTCAAGCTGAGAAATGAATCTTTGGGTCAGATTCCGATCTCCTTAATAGCCGTGTGACTCTGGAGCAAACTTCAAAGAGATCAACAGAACAAAGATGTATTTCACACCCAGGAAACCAATAAGGGCGACTGTCAGATCCTCAGCGGGTGTAAATCCCAGTCAATGGTGCAATGGGGCTGGGAATCTGCCCCCAATCTCCTTGACGCTGGCTAAGCAACTCAGAGTTTACCTAATAGCTAATACCTATTGCTGATTACCTAAGAACAATCAGTTActcattccccccctcccaataGAAACCCATCATGGCTCTATATTTAAAACCGATACTTAAGATCTGTTTGTCAGATCTAGAACATTCAAAAAGGGAATTGAATTGGCTACCTGAAaataattgccagcagttcagagCATTCCTTTTGGTGGTGGGCCGAGGAAACTGGATGGAGAGCATAAAAGCCTGTTTCTCTCTGAGATAGGCTccgttcaaacaggaattatttgcaggatttatttattatttatctctGGCCCATGTAaaacaggaagtcagactggatgattgCAGTAGCCTCTTCTGACCTGGGAATCTAGCATGAATCCACTGTCATCTCCAAGAGAACGAACTGTGTCAAATAATCACTCAGCACCTTTGCTTGTGTATTTCCTTACTTCCCCCAAATGCAGCCCTGTCATTACGTTTCCAGTCACCTCTCCCAGTTACATACGCCAGCATAACATTGACTCTATTTGCATGGTGGGCAcgttttgctttaaaataaaaccctAATGATACCAAAGTTGTTACAGTGACCCTCCTACAGTTTAAGGTTCAAACTAGCTTTGCTGTTCAATGGCCGGTTTTTCTGAGTGCTCTAAAATCCTTTCTATTCCACAGATTTAAactaattattaaaaaataagtaaACTTAAAAccctaatattttaaatgttaccatcaaagctttttttttttaaaaattcagaatgtTTAGACTAGTGATACCAGCAGTTCTTTTCAACTTTAAAAATCCCAGGATTGAAAGTAACCATGTCAGCTAGTTTCACTTCATGAGTGAATGCTACTTATCCTCTACTTGCcactccttgcctcagtttccccttctgtaaaatggggctgatgGCACCAAgtcacctttgtaaagtgctctgagatcttgGGATAAAACGCCTTACCTTATGCAATTGCCAAGTACCGCTTGGGCGGTGGATTTTTAAGCAGAaacctccactgaaatcagcgcttaatttctaatgaaagaggtgccagggtgCTCAAGCCACTTTTTTACTTTCGTAATTGACAcaccaagcccagaggtgccagcgTGATGAACTGCTGAGCTtagaggtgctggagctcatccctggcacaaattaaggcCTGACTGAAACCAACTGCAGGATGCTTCTCACTGTCCTTACTCCTTAGCTACTGGCAGTGGTTAATTACTGTGCTAAATAATTCTGATTAATATTTGACAGTGATGTTGCCACCAGCTGTTTTTACATGAACATTTAAAACCAAGGGCCCAATCCTAGCTCCAGATCCACATGGATGGAACGCAGGAGAGCAGACTTGATGACACACATTGCCCCATCCAGTCCTATAGGGAGGGTGTCGACTTCACGGGGGATCTGCCTGGGAGCAGGGGCCCATTGACAGGATCGGCACCAAAGTGACCCCAACTTTCTCGTTCCTTTCCCAGTCTCTAGGTACATGGGACCGTCTGGATTTAACATGCCCAGCACTGGTTGCCTGGGATATATCGGGGAGGTGGCCAAATCTACCCTCTTCCTGCAGAACACGTCCAGGCGGAAGAGGAGGGTGCTTTTCTCTCAGGCTCAGGTTTACGAGCTGGAGAAGAGGTTTGAGCTCCAGAAATACCTGACTGCTCCTGAGCGGGAGCATCTGGCCAAGGTCACCCACCTGACCCCCAACCAGGTGAAGATCTGGTTCCAGAACCACCGCTACAAGATGAAGAGGCAAGCCAAGCAGCGGGACCTGGAGCAGCCGCGTAGCCCAATCTCAGCGCTTCACAAGACCTGCGCCAGGAGCCCTGTCACCTCCCACGCTGACTATGGCTTTGCAGATCCTGAGCTGGAGAATAAATCCCCTCCGGAGGCCCATTACAACCTCCCCGGACTTGGGCAAGGTGGTCTCAAAAGCCAAGGCCTGGCCGTGAGCCCCAACGCTACTGTAGACTGTCAGCCCAAGGCCAGCAACAGAAGCCTCATGTTTAGCAAGTCGTGGTAGCTTcatctgggggaggaggggtttattTTCCCGAACTGAGATCATTCCACAAATTCAACAAGTTCACAGAAAATTTGGCACAattcaaatctcaatttttccactgaaaaaaaaagtttcaacgaAAACCAGTTTTTCCCAGTTCTAAGGTGGCCTGATGtgccccatttcacagctggggatcTGAGGGCAGAAatacttgtccaaggtcacacgtGCAGCAGTGGAGGAGGGAACTGAACTCAAGTCTCTAGCCTTCACCATTAATTCCCCAAACTTACCTGCCTACAGAGGTGGGTGGCACTTTGGAGTGGGCTAGGCCAGAGCTGCATCCGCCTTTGAGGGAGCCTTCAGAACTGGCAGAGCGTACGTAGCTAACGGTGCCTGACTGCAAAGGTTGAGAACAGAGACCCCAACAGAGCTGCTCACAACACACATCCCATTACTCCCCTCTGCTCTCTCCAGGGTACAAGGAACACAAACATGAGGCATTTCTTTTTAGCACAGGCGCTTTGGTTTGGTGACTGCAAGGCAGCATTAACGAGGGACAGCTGAAGCTAGTGACacctcatttgtaaaatgctgGGTATCACGTTAGTCTTAGAAATGCCATTTCTTTTTCattgttcattttgaaaaaaagaaaagaaaagtttttttcttttttaatctctgcCAAATTTTTCTGGatctttttcattctgaaaaaagctaatttgaaaaacattttagatcaaaatatttgtgtttaaaaaaataaaaaaaccaaacatttgaaCCCTAAACTGACAACGTTTACTAAAAAATGTTCAGCAtttggggtttttggtttttttttgacaaaacaaacaaacaaacaaacaaacaaacaaactcaatctatttacttagagagaaggttaaggggtgatttgattacagtctgtaagtatctacatgaggaacaaatatttaacctAGCAGAGAGAGGTTCAGTATAAcgagatccagtggctggaggaTGAAGTCAGAGAAATTCAGACCGGAAATAAggcatatttttaacagtgacagtaattaaTAGTTGGAATAACTTACCCAAGGGCCACGGTGGATGCTCCATcacttgacattttttaaatcaagctgggatgtttttctaaacaatctgctctgggaattatctTGAGGAAGTTCTCAGGACTGTGTtttacaggtcagactagatgatcacaatggtccctgctaGCTgcggaatctatgaaaaaaaaaaaaaaacctctagaaaatgttggcctaaatgAAAACTCTCCATTCAAATGTTCATTCTGGTCTAAAAGCCATTTTTTAttgggaaaataaatgtttttttttgttgtgtttttttaacgGGCTGTAGCTTGGAGATCTGCAGATGGAATGCACTGCATCAGAACTAGATATTACAATTCTAATATGATCACAATCATCACATACTGCTTTTAATTGTACTTAATAATGCTTTCCAAATCCATTTATTTATTCgcctttaaagaaaaatgtagattGGAAAAATCTATCGGTTATTTTTTAACTTGACAGTTTCATTTCTTAGAAGAATGTTGAAAATCAGGGACAGTCTACACACTTGCAGTTGGAATCTCCCTGTGTActcatatatatatttaaaatcacacctgtgtttatattttataactTCTTTAGAGACAGGTAAAAGGCAAagagttaaataaaatattactcccttgcttaaaaaaaaaagctgttctgGTTGTATTTCTCTATTCATCcataggaaatactttttcataccaGGTATCTTGCTGCAGGATATCATTGAAGCTAACGGTTTAGTAGAATGAACAAAACCAAAGATCTGGCATAGAAGTATCTacacctgtgttatacagggggttggactagaccaaatgatcacagtggtcctgtCTGGCTGTACCattaaaactggttggaaaatgttcttttttccatggaaaattgagacaaaacacacacacaaattgttttgttttcaccaaaatgtttcagggaaatgttcatgttttcagtaaaacaaattgaaaataaaaCTCTCACTTCTGAAATGTCACCAGGATGCACAATGTGAGTTCTAATTCACCTCCAGGCCGGGCTCCCTGCTCGGGCTACGTCTCCCACCACGCaccagtctggtcaccctatgttcaGTTTCCTGTGTCTGATTTTCCTTTGGTCCAAATCAATCCAAACCAAGCAGTCCTGAGGATAAAATCTGTCCCTGTGGGAAATAATTGGTATCTAATGTGTTGGCCCCTCACCCATAAGAGTGTAAATCCAACCTGACCCCTCTAATTCTGACCCCTGCTGGACAGTGCtgagaaaagagacgactaaagggggagtggggaggggtatGATCGAAGTCTATGAAATCATggctggtatggagaaagtgactagggatttgctatttaccccttcacagaacacaagaaccaggggtcacctgaggaaatgaataagcagcaggtttaaagcaaacataagAAAGAACTCcttcacccaatgcacagtcacctatggaactccttgccagaggatgttgtgaaggccaaaagcataacggggttcaagaaagaactagataagttcatggaggacaggtccatcaatggctattatccacgATGGTCAGTGACACagccccatgctctaggtgttcCTAcacatctgactgccagaagctgggactggacgacagggaaaggatcactcagtaactgccctgttctgttcattccctctgggcacctggctctggccactgttggaagacaggatactgggctagacggaccactggtctgacccactctggccattctgatgttcatTTGCAATCCTGCTAATTTACATTCCACCCTCACTTTGCTTCTCCAGAGGATCAACTCCAAATGGTCAAAGATTacaagactggcttaaaaataaataataataccaagaggttttttttttttaagatgaatttTGGGTTCTTTGTATTTGTTGCAGTTCCTTTCGGGGTGCTCAGGTGTTTCCAAGCGTTTCTCTGCAGCCCGGAGGGCTTGACAATTACCTTTGcttaacaacaaaaaaagaaaggagattcTCCCACAGTCACGTGACCCCAAGAGCTGGGGATCTGAAAACAATAAGATGCAGTGAGACTCATGAAAGCTGGCAGCGCTGCCCTTCGGGCGTGGGCCCTTGGAACTTACCTGGCTGAGAGATCAGAACAATTTCTGCTGCCAGGTAAATATTTTGGTGTGTTTCTGTGTTAAGACCAGCtgttgtttgctggctgctggagAAGGCACACTGCTGGGTTGAATAAATACTATTAAcggctttaaaataaatataacgcAGATTATGTACCTGCACCATTCTGTTCTCGCAGGCAAATATGTACCTAGGCTGGGGTTTGCGTAGTATCACGCACTTAACAGTCAGCAATCTCTTCTCCCCAGCATGGGTTTTGGGGTCTGATGCTACCGATTTGCTGAATTTCTGAAAAAGGCATCGCACAGAAACCGGCGGCACCTCAAGAGTGCTTTGATTGTCCGGGCAGTTCCAAGCACTTTCCTAATATTAAGACACATCGTCCTGCCACTTGAGACAAGTGTTTTACCCATGGTGAGAGCCAGGTACAGCGAGAGGACGTGACTTGCCTGTGGTCACGCACACAATCGAGAACCTCAGGAATCCTGGCTGCCAGTCCCCTGTGCTGGCCACTAGACCCTCATGCTCAATCCTGAACTAGGCCTGGAATCTGCGAACTAGGCCAGAAAGgaacatcatgatcatctagcccagtggttctcaaatttagtactggtgacccttttcacacagcaagccactGAGTGTTACCCCCCCATCcattaaaaaaacttgtttatatatttaacaccattataaatgctggaggcaaagtgaggtttggggtggaggctgacagctcatgaccccccatgtaataacctcacaacctcctgaggggtcccaaccccccgtTTGAGACCCCCTGATCTAGCCtgccctcctgcacactgcaggccacagaacctcacccacctaggatgaccagatgtcctgattttatagggacagtcctgattttggggtctttttcttataaaggctcctattacccccccactccctgtcctgatttttcacacttgctggctggtcaccctacacccacccctaacctctgtctgagttactgaaaccctcaaatcaggatttaaagacttcaagtgactccagttacactagtttaaacctgcaactAACCCATGCCccacattgcagaggaaggcaccccccccccccaggatcaGTGCCAGTTGCTCCCTCCCTGACCTGGGGTCAGACTGAAACTGCTCTCCTAGAGGGGagagacccctccccccatattCCCTGAGCCAGCCTATGGCCCCAGTCTGGGGCCAGACTAGAGCCAGAACCCTATAGAAGAGAAAGGCCCAGGGTCCTTTTCCACAAGTCCCCGAGCCAGCCTGTCCCCCCAAACCCTCCTCCTGGAGTTCCTAGTGCTCTTCATCTAGGCAGATCCTAGCCCCCATGGCTCCAGCTGCCCCTAACCGTGGAAACTGACCAAAAAGATCATTATTTGTTTTCCTCCTCCATCTGTCCCAAGCGGGCTGGGACTCTTCCCCCCCTCTTCCGAGGGGCAGGTTCAAACCCCCAGCCACCTCCGCACTCTGGAAGAGGTAATGACCTCATCTATTGCAGATCTATTGTGTGCCAAGAGTGCACTGGGTCAATATTGATTCATCAGCTTCCTTGTCCACCCCCCGCCCGTGAGTCAGCCTGTGGTTTACTTTGCTTCTTGGGAGCCCCTCGAAAGACAGAGACAGGCTCCTGTGTGGCGCCAGGAGTGAAAACAAGCCGTGTTGACTCTGCTTCTGAGATTAGCAGAAGCAGCTGTTTGATCCTGAGTTTGGCCCAGCAGATTGATCAAGGTAATTAAAGGGCTTAGTCTGCTCAGTAAAGGACAGGTTTCCCTGCTGATTTCTCGGCCGCATCCCCACTGGCAAATGTAGCCCTCAGTTGTCTGAGGGCTTTCTGCACTGGACTCTCAGCTGTGCCCCATGGCTGTCAGGAGCTGGGATTTCCTTTTGGACTGTGCCAGAAGCTAAATTTTGATCCACACTTCAAGGGTGTTGACACCTGAGAGTGCTGTTTGTTTCAAGGGAGGGAATAGACCTGCTGAGAGTTCAGATCCAGCTTCAAGCTTTTCCCAGGTGCTAGAGAGAAGCGTTTGGATCTGGGCTTTTGAGTTGGCAAAACATCTTACTTTAATATGGTAGCATATAGAGACCTCAGCCAGGATCTGGGCCCCACTGGGCCGGGCGCTGCATGGAcctcaaccaagatcagggcccccgtTGGGCCAGGTGCCACCCCAACCCAGTTGTTGCTCCAAAGATCTAACAATCTAAAACAGACAAAGGAacctattttacagctgggaaaactgaggcccagggcGATGCAGACTCAAGAGCACCCAGGGAGGTCTTGGccaagctgggaattgaaccctcCTCTCCTACGTGATTTTTGCCACATGCTCATCCTGTTGCTCGGGGATGACACTGCTGGAGTTGCCAGTGCCAATTAACAATTTGCTGTGTCCCTTCCCCAGGAAGCAGGTGCCAAACTGAGGGCGACAGGGCACACATTTCAGACGGATGCCAGCTGGCAAAACCcaccttccccccaacccctgcacacTTCAGTTGCTAGATAAACAGCTGGGCTCTGAGGACTAACATTCCAGAAGCTCAGAGTCAACAGGCTTCCCTTGGAGAGCAAAGTCAAGGGAGTTTTCAAAGGCATCACACACCCTCTTCAAGCCCCTTTGATCTGGCCTGTATTTTTGGGGTGGTTGGGTGGGATCTGTTGctgactgacagctctggagatgAAGGTCTTCTTTCCACAGGCCAGGTAGGGCTCAGACAGAAACAGGGAAACCTTCCCACCTCGCCCATGTGCCATCCTCAACATAGAGGGGAGGAATCAGCTCATTCGGTGTTATAACATATGACCTGAAAGGGAAGGCAGCGTGACCTAGTGAAGAGAGCATTGGCCTTATCaacccccctgcctcagtttccccatctgcagaagGGGTATAATGACTCTGCGCTCCTTTGTCAAGGTTTTTCAGACCCTCTGGTAAAAGCCACAGCCTGTTTACCGAGCTACCTGCTGCCAAAATACTGAACAGAGACCACTCCTActggccccaccccagctgcAGTGCCATTTTTCATCCAGAATTGTCTGTTTCCAACCCAAAATAGTCCTTTCCCCACCAAACACActattttttggtttggttggttgtggggtttttttcagaaaaaacaaaacaaagtctcACTGGGGGGATTTTCCAGGTTTTGGGTCCCCTCTTACCATTCAGTGACCCTCCCTCCCATAATGGGAAACAGAAAccaggcgtcctgactcccagtcccctcatGCTATTAGAGTCTCAAAGCGGGGAACTCAGGAGGCTGGGCACAGAGCCTCATGCCCAGTCCCTTAGATCAAATCATGCTGTTCTCACATGATGTAAAAAAAAGGCACACCTAGATTTGTGATGCTGGAGGCTAGCACAGAGCAGGCCCACTGGTCTCTGGATGCTGGGGGAAGATATCGCACACTGCTAGCTTCTTTCTGCATCATTAACTCCAACACCTGATCTCCCTTCGCCCACCGGTACCTGTTTCTGGTTAACCAGAGCAACAACACAGCTGTCTGCCCTcctctggagcagggctgggtctgcGGATAACCCAGATGTCAGCTGCCCAGTAACTAGAGCAGGTTTGTGTTCAGATCTCTGGGACAACGTGACCAGGAGAGGAAGCTGGTGGGTTGGTAGCAGAAGCTCTGTTTGCACCCAGCTTGTTTTGTGAGGGAAAAAGCAGCTGCTACAGGGTTTTCCTGTCATCCACAGACCCAAGGGCTCAGAAAGTCACGTTTCCAAAAGCCCGTCCGCAGAGGGACGTAAGGCCCTGCAACAGCTAACCCGTAGGCACCCTGCCAAGTAATCGAGCCCCTCCGCCTGGCGCCAGGCGCGCAGGCTCCTGTACAGTATATTGGCCGTGGTTAGAATATGTCCACACTGCTTTGAAGAACCAGGTCTGGGGGACTCAAGGGGACTTGGGGTGGTGAAGTCCCCACTTGAGTGGCCACGCTGCAGGATAGCAGGGCTTGGACCGGAGACTTAGCAGGACTTGAGCTCAGACCCTCACTGGTGGACCTGGGTCAAGAGCTGACCCCACTCAGACAAATTAGTGTGTGAACAGTGTGTGGGCTCAAACTGGAGTAAAGCTGGGGTTTGGTGCGCAGTGTGGACAGACCCGTCAGGGTCTTTCCCACTGGAATCAGCCAGGAGTGAAAAGCGGAGGTTGGGCCCCACCCCTCTAAGAGACAGATGCTCCTAATTCCCATTAAGCAGGGGGTTTGCGCACTGGGGACTGGGGGAGTCTCTGGTCAGGACCCAGATTGGGGCCCCCAGTGGGGTGGGTGCCACCCAGACCCCAAGgtacaatccctgctccaaagagcccCCAGCCTAAGCAGACAAGACTGGAAACTGCAGtgtggagagggaagggagctgcctgcagccctgtgACGCCTTGTTCCGTCCTCATCCACTGCCCcgtccctgctccctcctccatcaggaaatagaacccaggaggccGGGACTGCTACTTGTGCTGTCTGTGCCCTGCCTGcatgccccctgccctgcacccagggcgGCCTTTGCCCCAGGGACGCTGCAGGCCCTTGAGCTGCTCCATGCTCTGATTAATGAAGCTCTCAATGACAC includes:
- the LOC116833894 gene encoding thyroid transcription factor 1-like gives rise to the protein METSCMEGFGQFMQVAHQPCLQPALGSSGFSVTHCVSQSSMRGYCAGTFPGPADLPAYHQDNYRNGVTNGDWYGQMQDGPYPPISRYMGPSGFNMPSTGCLGYIGEVAKSTLFLQNTSRRKRRVLFSQAQVYELEKRFELQKYLTAPEREHLAKVTHLTPNQVKIWFQNHRYKMKRQAKQRDLEQPRSPISALHKTCARSPVTSHADYGFADPELENKSPPEAHYNLPGLGQGGLKSQGLAVSPNATVDCQPKASNRSLMFSKSW